One genomic region from Kiloniellales bacterium encodes:
- a CDS encoding PilZ domain-containing protein: MPATITPVGVTAVAVPERRRNARQSCNIKACVVQCGFEYACVLTNISAGGACLISPCLLEEMQLLRLEIVGFGGVTAVVRWTEDGETGVEFHSNAETASRLEDFLAQAAARPEAVVAGSC; this comes from the coding sequence ATGCCAGCGACGATCACCCCCGTCGGCGTGACCGCCGTCGCCGTCCCCGAGCGGCGCCGCAATGCCCGCCAGTCCTGCAACATCAAGGCCTGCGTCGTGCAGTGCGGCTTCGAGTACGCCTGTGTCCTGACCAACATCTCCGCCGGCGGCGCCTGCCTGATCTCACCCTGCCTGCTGGAGGAGATGCAGCTGCTGCGCTTGGAGATCGTCGGCTTCGGCGGAGTCACGGCCGTCGTGCGCTGGACCGAGGACGGCGAGACCGGGGTCGAGTTCCACAGCAATGCCGAAACCGCCAGCCGGCTCGAGGACTTTCTGGCGCAGGCCGCCGCCCGGCCGGAGGCCGTAGTAGCGGGAAGCTGCTGA